TGCACTTGTTATATAGTGACTAAATACACATCAGGCGAATATTAAATAACCGCAAGGCGGAATCTTATCTGTCTACAGTAGTGCCACGAACTAAGTTCCGTACTCTAATTGACTGTCCTCAGAAGATTCTTGGGTCATACCCAGTTGCTGTAGGGTGTGCATTCTCTCTAGTCGAGCTTTGCTTTCCCGCCTCACAAAGTAAAGTAGGCTAGACGAAGTAATCACAGTCAAAGAAACAAGAATTAGGTTTACCGGAGTGGGGttcattttgaaagtcttgTGTGTTGTCTTATCCAAAAGACTTTGCGACATGTTGAGTATACCGGAAATGCACATGAGTAACCCGTAGACAGTACCGAATGTGTCAAATCCGAAGACCTTAGCACAGTAGTCGGAAACAACAGTATAGTAGAATGGTCTGTAGGCAACCAACATTAATATTCCCAGCAAGTTTAAGGTAAAAGAGTGTAACAACCCGAGCACACCAATGGTTACAGAGATAACTGCCACAGTTGCCATTGCTGTCAATGTTGAGCAGTTATCCAGCACAAGTCCAATAAATGGGATGGATACAACACCTCCGAGCGGCAGCGCAACATCAAAGATGGCGTTCATCTTCTCGGCTTTCTTGTGACTCCCTAGAAGATACTCCTCCTGGGACCTGACGGTGGCTACAAAGTAGTTGATTCTGAGCATGCAGACAACCGTAAACGCCAACATCAATACAAACCAAGGGCTTTTTATCTGCTTTTTGGCAGGAAGTCCGTGCAAAACTCCGAAAATACCAttggtcttcttctccaacttgGCCTCAACATAGTTCTCCCATACAGACTTGCGGCGAGAGTTTGAAAGCACCGGCCGAATGCTCGAGGAATGAGCGGAAAGTAAAGACTGCCTCTCGTTCTCATCCGGAATGATGTGGGAACCGTCCTCGCCTTCGGGAAGATTGCCTTCCATGTCTAGGCCTTCAACTTCCAATTTTTGCACCGCGCCAAGCGACTTGTAAGACTCTTTTGGCataacaagaagctggcAGGCGGAAATAAAAACAGGAACAATCAGGTATCCTGTGaagaatttcttcagagtcaAGTCGGGAGTCCAGTTCTGGTAAGAGAGCCGGTAGAAGAAAAACAATGCCGAAGATGTGTCAAAAGCGCCCGTGATAAGAGCCAATATGGTACCAGAGCGCTTAGGGAAGCTGTTGGCCAGTTGGAACGTTGAGATAAACACGAAAGGCCCGCCAATGGCAAGCAGGGTGTAACCAGTAATGTAGGGGTCCAACAGCGAAATTTTATGGCTCCAAGCGAGACTCAAAGACCCTAATGCAAGTAATGCAGATCCGACGAAGCCGCACACTCTAGGCCCTTTCAAGTCCAGCACCCAACCGACTAAAAGTGCCGCTACGTTTGTGGTACCCGCTCCCACCGTGAACATGAAGTTCAGCTTCAGGTCCTGAGCTGTACAAGGTACCGAGGGATCATTCACTTTGGTGGTTTGGAAGGCGTTTCCTTCGGGGCGGCACAACTCCGAGTATACTCCTTGGTCTACCAAGATAGGCTTGAGAGCTGCGAACCCGAAGATTGGACCAGCAGCGAACAAGCACCAAATGATCGCGCATGCAATCTGGATCAACTTAATAGAACTTTCCTTcatcttttcaagttcaattGAGTTGCTGGAATGCGTGTGAGAACCCAACTCAGCTTCCACAATTTGTATCTCAAATACTACTTATCAATTAAAATGAGATATCAAAAAATCGCGATCTCCTGCGCTTAGTTCCACGTGAAGGGCGTCAACGCATAAGGGCTTCAAGCTGATAACCCCTTCTTCTAAAAGATAAAGGTCGATTATGGTGGCCATCCGGAGATTTTGGGCCAAGTGTTCAAGTGGCTAAGCTTTGTATGACGAAATTAACAGCCGGCTTGTAATGAGTCTTAATGCCGAGCAAGTTTGTTGCCCTTATGAACCCGACAAGTTCAATTAGGCTCACGGTCCAAACtactgctgctgtgctgTGAAGGTCGTACTGGAAGGAATTTTTTGAGGTTGAAGGATATGCTTGTGCGATAGGCACGGCCCGAGAGCCATTTCAAGATGGTATCACAACTGTTGCTGATAAAACTTGCGGAATATTTGAGTGGTGTTTGTTGCAGCCGGCCAAGGCTTCAGACACCAAGGTGGCTCTACGGTATGGTGGTACTTTAGAGTTGCCTGGAAGCATATTCCGCTTGTGGGATGCAGTCCGGTTGTTTCGCAGCATTGTCCTTGCGTGCGCTACTGCGCGATTGGCGCGGTTCTTCAACACGAACCTAGCCGAAGCACAGTCGAACGCAGTTTTCTCCACAAAAGCTGTTCAGTTTGGCTCGCAAGGGGTTTCCTTGCAGTGATCTCGTTCTATAACTTTAAGTAGCTGTGTCTAACACATTATACCTTGCCCAGCCCATCGATTGCGTCAAGCAGATCATCGCCGAGGTCAGGCTGTTCTGGGTTTTGCTGGGCCTCATTGTCGCACTTTTGTTTAGGGGCTTCGCCTGCCATTTGAAGCCAATTGGCGACTTTGGCAACAAAACCTTTGCCGTTGGGCACGAAGTGGCCGCCAGGATGCTTCAGAAGAGTCCGGGTGCCTTCCGAGCAGGAATTGTAAAGCCGCATGACCCTAGAGCTCTCTACAACAGTGTCAAGCTCGCCCATTACGTGCAAGGATGGCACTGTGATGGGGTGCCGGTTGTATTGTTCCTGGAACCATTCAGGATGCATCCGAAAACCGCTGAAGCTTAtaaaaaacttgaagtctgGCTGCTGCTCTGCTGTCAATCCTAGCAGCTGGCGAACATTAGTGCAAAGGTAGCCAGCATAACCGGCACCCTGGCTGAAACCAGCAATTCCATCGAACGGACCATTCTCAACAATGTAGTCGTGTAAAAAGTCCGTGGTGGACTGTGGCACTTTATATTGGTCGTGCGGATCCTTTAACCACCAGCCGAAAATGTTCTCAGTGCCAGCGTTGGTGTTGAAAACTGAGGCCATATCATCGACGCTGCTTATATCTACGCTCGGTATCCTGGAAGGAGCAGATGGATAGTATAGTTCATATCCCAGCTTGGCAAGAGACTTGCGGAGGCCACTACTCTTTGCATAAAATATGGGTCCAGACTGGGCATATCCGTGAAGCATTAGCACCTTTATCGCCATCGCGCctgcttgttctttgttCGATATGTACTCAAGATAGCAAGAGAACTTGATCTGAAATTGTGTTGAAAAAATGTTTGGACTAAGACCGAGATTCGTAAGATCAAATTTAGTACTCCGAGTTATATATAGCTTATTCAGTGCTTTATAGGCAGCAGTGTcatttcaaagatgagcTGTCAGCATTTGGATCAGATATTTCGGAATGAAAAGACTCGCGACGGGGTGCTGAGGGCCTACAACATGATTCGATACATCATCGAGCACAGCAGCTTCCAGAAC
This is a stretch of genomic DNA from Lachancea thermotolerans CBS 6340 chromosome D complete sequence. It encodes these proteins:
- the FMP42 gene encoding Fmp42p (similar to uniprot|Q04991 Saccharomyces cerevisiae YMR221C FMP42 The authentic non-tagged protein was localized to the mitochondria), whose amino-acid sequence is MKESSIKLIQIACAIIWCLFAAGPIFGFAALKPILVDQGVYSELCRPEGNAFQTTKVNDPSVPCTAQDLKLNFMFTVGAGTTNVAALLVGWVLDLKGPRVCGFVGSALLALGSLSLAWSHKISLLDPYITGYTLLAIGGPFVFISTFQLANSFPKRSGTILALITGAFDTSSALFFFYRLSYQNWTPDLTLKKFFTGYLIVPVFISACQLLVMPKESYKSLGAVQKLEVEGLDMEGNLPEGEDGSHIIPDENERQSLLSAHSSSIRPVLSNSRRKSVWENYVEAKLEKKTNGIFGVLHGLPAKKQIKSPWFVLMLAFTVVCMLRINYFVATVRSQEEYLLGSHKKAEKMNAIFDVALPLGGVVSIPFIGLVLDNCSTLTAMATVAVISVTIGVLGLLHSFTLNLLGILMLVAYRPFYYTVVSDYCAKVFGFDTFGTVYGLLMCISGILNMSQSLLDKTTHKTFKMNPTPVNLILVSLTVITSSSLLYFVRRESKARLERMHTLQQLGMTQESSEDSQLEYGT
- the FSH2 gene encoding putative serine hydrolase (similar to uniprot|Q05015 Saccharomyces cerevisiae YMR222C or uniprot|Q99369 Saccharomyces cerevisiae YOR280C FSH3 Serine hydrolase); the protein is MAIKVLMLHGYAQSGPIFYAKSSGLRKSLAKLGYELYYPSAPSRIPSVDISSVDDMASVFNTNAGTENIFGWWLKDPHDQYKVPQSTTDFLHDYIVENGPFDGIAGFSQGAGYAGYLCTNVRQLLGLTAEQQPDFKFFISFSGFRMHPEWFQEQYNRHPITVPSLHVMGELDTVVESSRVMRLYNSCSEGTRTLLKHPGGHFVPNGKGFVAKVANWLQMAGEAPKQKCDNEAQQNPEQPDLGDDLLDAIDGLGKV